The DNA region TGCCGCATCTGGAGTGGCTGCAAGGCCAGCTGCCGAATGCCTCCATCATGCCGATCTCCGCGCAGCACGGGCACAACCTTGAAGCACTGGAAAGCCTGATCGCTTCCCATCTGCCCGAGAACGAGCACTTCTTCCCGGAAGATCAGATCACCGACCGCAGCAGCCGTTTCCTGGCTGCCGAACTGGTCCGCGAGAAGATCATGCGCCAGCTGGGTGCCGAGCTTCCGTACCAGATCACCGTCGAGATCGAAGAGTTTAAGCAACAAGGGCGCACGCTGCACATCCACGCGTTGATCCTCGTCGAACGTGATGGTCAGAAGAAGATCATCATTGGCGACAAGGGCGATCGCATCAAGCGTATCGGCAGTGATGCCCGCCGCGACATGGAGCTGCTGTTCGACTCCAAGGTCATGCTCAACCTGTGGGTCAAGGTCAAGGGTGGCTGGTCCGATGATGAGCGCGCGCTGCGTTCGCTTGGTTACGGCGACCTTTAAGCTGTCCTTTCGCCTGGCCCCTGTGCGGTCGGGCGAATCCTTTTCTTTCGAGCCCGCCTGATGAGCACGCCCACCGGCCAACCTGCTTATGTGCTTCACAGCCGTGCCTATCGCGAGAACAGCGCACTGGTCGACTTCCTCACGCCGCAAGGGCTTCTGCGGGCCGTGTTGCGCAGTGCCAAGGGCAAGGCCGGTTCGCTGGCGCGACCCTTCGTGCCGCTGGAAGTCGAGTTTCGCGGGCGTGGCGAACTGAAGAACGTCGGTCGCATGGAAAGCGCAGGTGTGGCCACCTGGATGACCGGTGAAGCGCTGTTCAGCGGCATGTACCTCAACGAACTGCTGATTCGCCTGCTGCCTGCCGAAGACCCGCACCCCGCTGTATTCGATCACTACGCTGCTACCTTGCTGGCGCTGGCCGCTGGCCGTCCGCTGGAGCCGCTGCTGCGCTCCTTCGAATGGCGACTGCTGGACGATCTGGGCTACGGTTTTGCCATGGACGCTGATATCAACGGCGAGCCGCTGGCAGCAGATGGCATGTACCGTCTGCAAGTGGATGCCGGGCTTGAGCGTGTCTACCTGTTACAACCCGGGTTGTTCCAGGGCGTCGAGCTGCTGGCCATGGCCGAGGCTGACTGGAGCATCCCTGGCGCACTGTCTGCTGCCAAGCGTCTGATGCGTCAGGCGCTGGCTGTGCATCTGGGCGGACGTCCGCTCGTCAGCCGAGAACTGTTTCGCAAGCCTTGATCAGGCTTTATCCTCTAGAGCCTGCTCGAACGGTCTCAAGTCGATCAAATCAGCCCGTCCATTTTTCTGGAGACAACCGTGACTCAAAGTACTCGCATCCTGCTCGGCGTGAACATCGACCACGTAGCCACCTTGCGTCAGGCTCGCGGCACGCGTTATCCGGACCCGGTGAAAGCCGCGCTGGACGCCGAAGAGGCGGGCGCCGATGGCATCACCGTTCACCTGCGTGAAGACCGACGACACATTCAGGAACGTGACGTCCTGCTGCTCAAGGATGTGCTGCAGACGCGCATGAATTTCGAGATGGGCGTCACCGAAGAAATGCTCGCCTTTGCCGAGCGCATCCGCCCGGCGCATATCTGCCTGGTGCCGGAAACGCGTCAGGAACTGACCACTGAAGGTGGTCTGGACGTTGCCGGACAGGAAGCACGTATCAAAGCGGCGGTTGAGCGACTGGCGAAGATCGGCTGTGAAGTCTCGCTGTTCATCGATGCCGACGAGCGTCAGATTGCGGCGTCAAAGCGTGTGGGTGCGCCAGCGATCGAACTGCACACCGGCCGTTATGCCGATGCCCAGACGCCGACCGAAGTGGCCGAAGAGCTGCAGCGGGTTGCCGATGGCGTAGCCTTTGGTCTCGCTCAGGGCCTGATCGTCAACGCCGGCCACGGTCTGCACTATCACAACGTCGAAGCGGTCGCGGCGATCAAGGGCATCAACGAACTGAACATCGGCCACGCGCTGGTGGCCCATGCATTGTTCGTTGGCTTCAAGGCGGCGGTGTCCGAAATGAAAGCGCTGATCGTCGCCGCTGCCAGGTAAGTCTCGGTCAGGGCTTACGCCCCACGATCACCGCACGCATGGGCGCTGGCAGGCCTTCGACCGTCTTGCTGTGATCGTTGGGGTCCAGATAATCGCCCAGTGACTGAAAGCGCATCCATTCAGTGCTGCGTTGTTCTTCGACCGTTGTGTGGCTGACGTCCACGCAACGCACGTCAGTAAAGCCTGCGCGGCGCATCCACAGCTCCAGCGCGGGCACTGAGGGCAGGAACCATACGTTGCGCATTTGCGCGTAACGGTCTTCCGGCACCAGCACCTGATGCACATCGCCCGGCACCACCAGGGTTTCCATCACCACTTCGCCACCTTTGACCAGGCAGTCTTTCAATGCCAGTAAATGGTCGATCGGCGATTTACGGTGATACAGCACGCCCATGGAAAACACCGTGTCGAAGCCTTCCAGGTTGGCCGGCAGGTCTTCAAGCGCGAAAGGCAGGTGCCAGGCGGGAAGGTCGGGCAGGTAGCGCTGCATAGCCTGGAACTGGCAGAAGAACAGCCAGTTAGGGTCGACGCCGATCACGCTGTCGGCACCGGCACCGAGCATGCGCCATTGGTAATAGCCGTTGCCGCACCCTACGTCCAGGACGCGTTTGCCCTTCAGATCGAGGTGTGGCGACACCCGCGACCACTTCCAGTCCGAGCGCCATTCAGTATCGATATGCACGCCGAACACGTTGAACGGACCTTTGCGCCATGGCGACAAACCGAGCAGCGCTTTGCGCAGCACGGTACGGGTTTCGCCGTCGCACTCGGTTTCCAGCGTAAAGCTGTCAGCCAGATCGACTGTTTCGGGTTGCAGGTCCGGCAAGGCATCCAGCGCACTTTGCCAGCGTTGCAGGTCACCGTGACCCTTGGTCATCTTGGTGTCGAGTTGTGCTTGCAGGCCGTTGGCCCACTCAGCCAGTGGGGTTCCCGCCAGACGACGGACAAGAGGCGCGAGATCAATCATGGCAGGGCAATCAACGAGGCAAAGTTAAGGCATTGGAACCAGGGCACGACGTTGGAGAAGCCTGCCGCCAGCAGACGCTGACGGTGTTCTTCAAGGCTGTCGGGTTTCATGACGTTTTCGATGGCGCTGCGTTTCTGGGAAATTTCCAGATCGCTGTAGCCGTTGGCGCGTTTGAAGGCAATGTGCAGATCAGTCAGCAGCGCCTGCTCCTGCTCATCGTTGAAACGCAGTTTTTCGGAAAGGATCAGCGCGCCGCCCGGCACCAATGCGTCACGAATGCGCCCAAGCAATGACAGGCGCTGGTCGGGAGCGATGAATTGCAGGGTGAAGTTCAACGCCACGACCGAGGCAGGCTTGAATTCCAGGGCCAGGATATCGCCCTCGATGACCTGCACCGGCAGCAGCTCCTGAAACATGGAGTTCTGCGCATTGAGGTATTCACGGCAGCGCTCGACCATTGCGCTGGAATTGTCTATCGCAATGACTTCACAGCCTTCGCCGCGTACATGGCGGCGCAAGGCCTGAGTGACGGCACCCAATGAACTGCCGAGGTCATACAGCACGGTGTGGGGCTGCGCGAACTGCGCGGCGAGCACACCGAGGTTTTCGACAATCGTCGGGTAGCCCGGCACCGAGCGTTTGATCATGTCCGGGAATACCCGAACCACGTCTTCATTGAAGGCGAAGTCAGGCACCTGAGCCAGGGGCTGGGCGAAAATGCGGTCGGGTTCTTTGCTCACGGCGGTTCCGGCGAAGGCTTTGAAAGGCGGGCATTCTAGCCAACTTGTCGCCGCGATGCATGGTGCAGCGTGTGCGGTCGGACCAGCCGCACCCAACGCCTCAGTTCACGGTGATCGCGCACTCGAACGTCTGGTCCGGCGGGACTTCCGGAGCCCAGGGTTGCTGATAGGTCATCATCAGCTTGCCGGTGCCAGCGTCGGTGGCCTTGTAGCGCCACACAGATTGCCCGCCGCTGCCGACCATCTCCTTGCTTTCGGCGTTGGCATACACCTCAGGCCCCAGACTGCGCAGGACACTCTGCGCGGGGTTTTGGGTCAGCCAGCGAAAGCCGGTTGTCGGGTTGCTGGGCAGCGTCAGAATCAGCGTCTGCCCGGACTTGAGTGTCAGCGGACAATCGCTTTGCGTGTCGATGGAAACAATATGCTTCGGCGTCTGAGCGCACGCCGTCAGCAGCGCAAGGCTCAACGGTGCAATAAAACGGGCAGGGGTCATGGCAAGTTCCGGTATTGCGAGACGAGGTCGAAGGATAACCGATCAAGGTTTTACGCGGGAGTGTGAGGAGCGAGGGGTGTCTGAAGGAACCCGACGAAGTCGGGCCGGAAACAGGAGCGAGGGGGTTTGCCTACTTTGGCCCCATCAAAGTAGGTCGCCGAGGGGCGAAAAGGGGGCTCGAGTCGAGCCTGAGTCTGTCTGATATCGCAGAACCGTGTGACGCGGAGCGTCACGAAATGCATTACCACGCGGAGCGTGGGAACGAGAAAAATGCATCGCCTGAACTACTGCCTTCGCGAACAAGTTCGCTCCTAAGGCCTTCGGCCAGAATCAAAAGCAGACTTTGTATAACGATGAGCGCTGGAGCGTGGCGCAGAATCCGCTTGGGATCTGCGCCATACCCACCTTTAAAACAACACCTTCACCACATCCGCAAAGCGCTTGGCGAAGTGGACGGTGATGCCTTCCTTGAGATAATCCGGCAGTTCCTCGAAATTGCCACGGTTCGGCTCTGGCAGGATCAGTTCGTGGATTTTCTGGCGACGGGCCGCAATGACCTTTTCGCGCACGCCACCGATAGGCAGCACATGGCCCGTCAGGGTCAGTTCGCCGGTCATGGCGACGCCTTTCTTGGGCGCCTGATTACGCGCCAGCGACAGCAAGGCACTGGCCATGGTCACGCCTGCGCTCGGACCGTCCTTAGGGGTTGCGCCCTCGGGAACGTGAACGTGCACGAACGCTTCGTCGAAGAACTTCGCATCGCCGCCAAACTTCGCCAGATTGGCACTGACGTAGCTATAAGCAATTTCTGCCGACTCCTTCATCACATCACCCAGTTGCCCGGTCAGCTTGAAGCCGCGGTTCAAGGTGTGAATACGCGTGGCTTCGATCGGCAGGGTGGCGCCGCCCATGCTGGTCCAGGCCAGACCGGTAATCACGCCAACCCCGGACAGCACCTGTTCGCTGCGGAACACCGGCATACCCAGCGACGCTTCGAGGTCTTTCGGCCCGATCTTGATCACTGAATCAGGCGCATCCAGCAGTTTCACGACAGCTTTGCGCACCAGTTTGCCGAGCTGTTTTTCCAGATGCCGTACACCGGCTTCCCGCGCATAGCCCTCTATGACGGCGCGCAGGGCGGTGTCACTGATGCTCAGCTTGTTCTTCGCCACGCCGGCTTTCGCCAATTGCTTGGGCCACAAGTGCCGCTTGGCAATCGCCAGTTTCTCTTCGGTGATATAGCCGGACAGGCGAATCACTTCCATCCGGTCGAGCAACGGACCGGGGATCGAGTCCAGGGTGTTGGCGGTGCACACGAACAGCACTTTCGACAGGTCCAGACGCAGGTCCAGATAATGATCAAGGAATTCGACGTTCTGTTCCGGGTCCAGGGTTTCCAGCAGCGCAGACGCAGGGTCGCCCTGGTAGCTCTGGCCCATCTTGTCGATTTCATCAAGCATGATCACCGGGTTCATGACTTCGACGTCTTTCAGCGCCTGCACCAGCTTGCCCGGCTGGGCACCGATGTAGGTCCGGCGATGGCCCTTGATCTCCGCCTCGTCACGCATACCACCCACGCTCAGACGATAGAACGGCCGACCCAGAGATTCGGCAATCGAGCGGCCGACGCTGGTCTTGCCCACGCCGGGCGGGCCCACCAGCAGCACGATCGAACCGCTGATTTCGCCTTTATAGGCACCCACGGCGAGGAATTCGAGAATCCGCGCCTTGATGTCATCCAGCCCGGCGTGGTGCTGATCGAGCACTTTGCGCGCGTGCTTGAGGTCCAGTTTGTCGGCACCATAGACGCCCCACGGCAAGGAGCTGGTCCAGTCCAGATAATTACGCGTCACCGCGTATTCGGGCGAGCCGGTTTCCAGCACCTTGAGCTTGCCGATTTCCTCGTCGAACTTTTTGCGCGCCTGTGGCGGCAAGGTCTTGCCTTCGAGGCGCTGCTCGAATTGTTCGATGTCCGCACTGCGATCGTCCTTGCTCAGCCCCAGCTCCTGCTGAATGACTTTGAGCTGCTCCTTGAGGAAGAACTGGCGCTGGTGCTCGCCGATCTTGCGATTCACCTCGGCAGAGATCTCTTTCTGCAGGCGCGCAACCTCGACTTCCTTGCGCAGCATGGGCAGGACTTTTTCCATGCGCTTGAGCATCGGCACGCAGTCGAGCACCTGTTGCAGCTCAACGCCGGTAGCAGACGTCAGGGCAGCCGCAAAATCGGTGAGCGGCGACGGGTCGTTGGGGCTGAAGCGATTGAGGTAATTCTTCAATTCCTCGCTGTACAGCGGGTTGAGTGGCAGCAGTTCCTTGATCGCATTGATCAGCGCCATGCCGTAGGCCTTCACCTCGTCGGTGGGCTCGTTGGGCTGCTGCGGGTACTCGACTTCAACCAGATAAGGCGGGCGATGGTGCTTGAGCCAGGTGCGAATACGCACACGGCTCAGGCCTTGGGCCACGAACTGCAAGCGGCCATTTTCACGACTGGCATGGTGAACCTTGACCAAAGTGCCATACTCGGGGAGCGCGGCTGTATCGAAGTGGCGAGGATCTTCCTGCGGCGTGTCCATGAAAAACAGCGCAAGCGAGTGATGATCGGACTTGCTGACCAGCTCCAGAGTCTCGGCCCACGGCTCTTCATTGACGATCACCGGTAACACTTGGGCGGGGAAAAAGGGGCGGTTGTGAATCGGAATGATGTAAACCTTGTCCGGCAGGTTCTGGCCGGGCAAGGCAAGCGAGGTGCTGTCGGAGCTCAGAGACACGTCGTGCTCGTCTGCGTCATCGGGCAAATCTGGCGAGTCTGTCTGCTGGTCGCTCATGGGGCACCTGAGAAGTTGAACATGGCTCTTAGATGGGGCAGTCACCCTCAGGTTTCAATAGTCTTGGTCGATAGTCTGTTAAGCGGTAGTAAAACCGCTATTCGTGACATGGAGGCAGTCAGCACTGAACCGTGCTGGCTTATTTGATTGCGGCGCTGCCGCTATGGGTTGAATCAGGTATGACCAACGTAGTTATTTCGGCATTGCTGGCTGGATTATGGATGGCATCGGCTGCGACAGCATCGGCTGCGACCTTTACCGCGCAAATGTTCGACAATCAGGGCAAGCCTCTTGCCGATGCCGTGGTCACCCTCAAAGGGCCTCCCGGAACTGCGCCGGTCGTACTCCAGGCGGCGATGGATCAGCGCGATCAGGAGTTTTCGCCCTACGTGCTGGCGGTCCACACCGGCACGCAGGTCAGGTTCCCCAACAGCGACAACATTCGCCATCAGGTGTATTCGTTTTCTCCAGCCAAGCGCTTTGAATTGCGCCTCTATGAAGGCACACCGTCGGCCCCGCTGCTGTTCGACAAGCCTGGCGTCGTGGTACTTGGCTGCAATATTCATGACTGGATGGTTGGCTACATCTACGTGACCGACGAGCCGTGGTTCGGCGTGACGGACAGCAATGGCCTGCTGAAACTCGATCAGCTGCCTGCCGGGCACTACGCCGCCACACTCTGGCACCCGCAGCTGGAAGACATGCAGCCGGTGTCTGGTGGCGAGTTCGATGTGCCCGTTGCAGGACTTGTTCAGCGCTTCAAACTGAATGTCGAACCGAAAGCCGAGGACAAACCTGCAAAACCTGCGTCGGACGGGTTTGGCGAAGCCTTTCACAAGGCCGCCCATGAATGAAGCTTAAAATCAGCTTTCAGGCGCGTATCGCCGGGGTTTTGATTGCCCTGTTGCTGATCGTCGTGTGTGCAGTCTTCCTGGCGGTCAAGGTCGCGACCGGGGATGCGGTGCGTACACAGGCGCAGGCGCAACTGGAAGTCGGTAGCCGGGTGTTTGAGCGCTTGATCGATCTGCGCGGCAAGCGCTTGCGTGACGGAGTGCAGTTGCTGGCTGCCGATTTCGGCTTTCGCGATGCGGTGGCCAGCGCAGACGCATCGACCATTCGATCCGTACTGCTGAACCACGGCAAACGGATCAACGCCAGTGAGATGTTCCTGCTGGGGATGGACGGTGTGGTGGTTGCCAGCACAGTCCCCGAAGTGCCTGAAGGCTCCCGATTCATTTATGACCAGGCGTTGCGCAATGCCAAGCGTGCCGGTCAGTCGGTGCTGATCATCCCCGGTGGTGGAACGCCGCATTTGCTGGTCGAAAGCACCGTGCTGGCGCCTTTGCCGATCGGTCGCGTGGTCATGGGGTTCGCCATTGACGGCGACATTGCCGAGGAACTGCGCTCGCTCAGCGGCCTGGAAGTGTCTTTTCTCACCGTGGAAAACGGTCAGTCGGGCAATTTGATCAGTACCCAGCCGCCCGCCCTGCACGAAGGGCTGGTCGAGCTGATGAGGAACTCCTCGGGTGGGCAGATGCGGGTCACCGAGCAGGCCAACCTGAACTTTCTCAGTCAGACCCTGATGCTTGCCAATACCGGCAACGCTGGCGACGGGCAAGTGATCGCGTTGCTGCAAAGCCCGCTCGACAAGGCTTTTCAGGCTTTTGCGCCGCTCGATGAAAAGATTTTCTGGATTTCCATGGCCGCCGTGCTGGCCTCATTGATCGGCACGCTGGCACTGGCGCGCAGCGTTTCGTTGCCGGTGCGGGCTTTGGCGATTGCCGCCAAGCGTATTGGCGACGGTGATTATGAAACCCCGGTAAACATGGCCCGTAACGACGAGTTGGGCATGCTCGCCGATGCGATCAACACCATGCAGCATGGCATCGCCGTGCGTGAAGGCCAGCTTGCGCACAACGCGCTGCATGACAACCTCACCGGCCTGCCCAACCGGGCGCTGGTCATGGAGCGTCTGGGCAGCTCGATTGCTGCCGAGCGTCCGGTTGCGCTGTTGTACCTGGGTATCAGCAACCTCGCGACAATCAGTGAAAGTGCGGGTGCCGAAGGGGTAGAGCAGCTGTTGCTTCAGGTGGGACAGCGCCTGCAAGGCATCTTGCGCGCCGGCGATACAGTCGCTCGGCTGACCGCTACCGAATTTCTGCTGCTGCTGGATAACACTACCAGCGACGGCGCTGTAGGCATGGGTGACGCGGTGCAACGTTTACTCGCCGGGCTGCCGCGCATCGATAATCTGGATCTGGCACTTGAATGCTGCGTTGGCATCACGGTGTACCCGGAACACGGTGGCTCTGCCCAGAAGCTGGTCAGCCGTGCGGCGATTGCCCGCAAAGACGCCACATTCCTGCCCGGCCGCCTGCAGATCTATGAGGACGGTCGCGACCTTGCCCACCAGCGCCAGATCAGCCTGATCCGTGACTTGCGCAAAGCCCCGCAGCGCGGCGAACTGACGCTGCATTACCAGCCCAAGCTGGATATCCGCCAAGGCTATGTGCGGCAGGCCGAAGCCTTGTTGCGCTGGACGCATCCGCAGTTCGGCAATGTCTCGCCTGCGGAATTCATTGTGCTGGCCGAGCGCACCGGCAGTATTCATCTGCTGACCGACTGGGTCATCGAAGAAGCGTTTCGGCAGTTGGCTGACTGGCGCCAGCGTGGGCTGGTGCTGCAGGTGTCGGTCAATATTTCCGCCGATGACTTGTTGAGCGGTGATCTGGCCGGGTATGCCATGCGCCTGATCAAGCAGTATGGCGTGCCTGCCGAGCAGTTGGTGTTTGAAATCACCGAAAGCGCCGTCATGAGCGAGCCGGAAAAAGCGTTGATCGTTCTGCACCGTCTGCGCGACTGCGGCATCAGTCTGTCAATCGATGACTTCGGCACCGGCTATTCGTCGCTGGCGCACTTGAAGCGACTGCCGGTGCAGGAATTGAAAATCGACCAGTCTTTCGTGCGCGATCTGGATGAAACCAGTGAAGACGCCGTGATCGTGCGTTCGACCATCGAAATGAGCCACAACCTCGGGCTCAAAGTCGTGGCCGAAGGCGTTGAATATCAACATAGCCTGGACCTGCTCCGCCGCTGGCACTGCGACACGGCACAGGGTTACCTGATCAGCCGTCCGTTGACGGCCACGGCCTTTGAAGCATGGATTGCCAGCTCTCAGGCGTCACCCGGCTTTATGGTGAACTAAGTCATGTCCTACCGAATTCCATTGGTGTTGGGTTGTGTTCTGGGCGCTGTCGCACCGCTTGCGCTGGCGGATAACGGTCGCTTGATCGCCACGGGTGGCGCAACCAGCATTGAAGGCAGCGCTGGCGGCGGCATCACGCCCTGGGCGGTGATCACCGGTTACAGCGAGCAGGGCGAGTGGGGCGCAACGGCCTTTGCCACGCATGTCAATCTGCCGGATTACAACCTGGACGTTGCGGGCCTGGCTTTCGCTTACGGCAACCGCGTCGAACTGTCCTACGCTCACCAGCGTTTCGATATCAGCACCTTGCAGCATCGGCTCAGCCTGCCGGACGATAACCTCAGCCAGGACGTGTTCGGTGTCAAATTGCGGTTGTTCGGCGACCTGATCTACGACAGCCTGCCGCAGGTATCGCTGGGCGTGCAGTACAAACACCAGAATGATTTTCTCATCCCCAGCCTGGTCGGCGCGCAGCGTGATTCGGATGTGGAAGGCTATCTCACGGCCAGCCGGCTGTTCATGGGTGCGGCCTTTGGCTACAACGTGGTGGTCAACGGCGGAGTGCGTTACAGCCGTGCCAACGAAACCGGTCTGCTCGGGTTTGGCGGTGACCGGCGTGACAGCCGCAGCGTGCTCAAGGAAGGTTCGGTGGCAGTCTTGTTCAACCCTCGTTGGGCAATGGGTGTCGAATATCGCGAGAAGCCGGACAACCTGTCGTTCGCGGGCGAAAGCGATTGGGCGGACGTGTTCGTCGGGTACTTCCCTAACAAGCACCTGTCTGTCGTGCTGGCCTACGCCAGGCTGGGTGAAATTGCCACGCTGGATAACCAGAACGGCACCTACCTGTCCGTACAGGGGAGCTTCTGATGAGGCGCTTGTTGATCTGCCTGATGCTGACGCTGCTGGCCGGTTGTGCGCAGCAACGTGCGCAGGACGACAGCCTCTATCAGGACCTTGGCCAGCGTGCCGGTATCCAGCGGATTGTCGAAGGCATGCTGATCCATGTGGCCAGGGATGCGCGCATCTCCGAGCGCTTCAAAAGGGTCAACATCGTGCTGTTGCGCGACCGGCTGGTCGAGAAGCTGTGTGTCGAAGCCGGCGGGCCATGCCGCTATGCCGGCGACAGCATGGCCGAGTCCCACAAAGGCCAGAACCTGACACCCAGCGACTTCAATGCGCTGGTCGAAAACCTGATCGCCTCCATGGACGCCGAGAACATCCCTGTCCCGGTACAGAACCGCCTCATCGCCCGGCTGGCCCCGATGCGGGGCGAGGTGATCGGCAAGTAACCTGACTCATGACGATTGGTGACTGTGCTGATGCTCCGCGTTGGCATGCAGTTCGTGACGCTCTACGTTACAAATCGACGCCGCGCCGCGCGTTCAAGACCGGACGCAGAGCGTCCAGAACTTAGTAGCCTGGACCCTATGAAATCGGACGCTTGTGTAGGAGCGAACTTGTTCGCGAAGGGGGCGTTGGGGCATTGGAAATGTTGTGAATGTACAGGCCCTTTCGCGGACAAGTCCGCTCCTACAGAAACCGACTTTCACACTGAGTGCGAGTTGACTCGTTTATATAGTGTGGCAACGAGAGTGATCCAGCCGCGCCTCAACTCAACCGCGTCAAATACTCCGGCACTTCCTGCTCCGGCAACACTGACAGCACTTTCAGGCGCTGGAGCATGCGTTGCCGGGCGCGTTGGAGGTGTTCCTTGAGGTTGAGGGCGGCGGCGTCGAAGGCGCCGTGCAGCAGCAACTCAATGATCAGCCGGTGCTCGGCGAGCATTGCCTCATCTGCGCCAATGTCCAGCAGGCGGTAGAAAATCCGGTTGATGATCATCGGGCTCTGCGCCTG from Pseudomonas syringae includes:
- a CDS encoding DUF3034 family protein; the protein is MSYRIPLVLGCVLGAVAPLALADNGRLIATGGATSIEGSAGGGITPWAVITGYSEQGEWGATAFATHVNLPDYNLDVAGLAFAYGNRVELSYAHQRFDISTLQHRLSLPDDNLSQDVFGVKLRLFGDLIYDSLPQVSLGVQYKHQNDFLIPSLVGAQRDSDVEGYLTASRLFMGAAFGYNVVVNGGVRYSRANETGLLGFGGDRRDSRSVLKEGSVAVLFNPRWAMGVEYREKPDNLSFAGESDWADVFVGYFPNKHLSVVLAYARLGEIATLDNQNGTYLSVQGSF
- a CDS encoding group I truncated hemoglobin, which encodes MRRLLICLMLTLLAGCAQQRAQDDSLYQDLGQRAGIQRIVEGMLIHVARDARISERFKRVNIVLLRDRLVEKLCVEAGGPCRYAGDSMAESHKGQNLTPSDFNALVENLIASMDAENIPVPVQNRLIARLAPMRGEVIGK